GATGGCCGGCATCTCGGCCACGCACGGGCCGCAGTACGAGGCCCAGAAGTTGATGACCAGGGGGCGGCCGTCCGTCGAGAGCGGGGCGGTGCTCCCGTCGAAGTTCGTCACGGTGAAGTCCGGAAGGGGTTGTCCCGCGACATCCTCACCGGCGTCGAGCCCGTTCGTACCGAACGCCCCCGGGGCCAGGGTGGCGCCGGGCGTGAGGGTCTCGGTGGTGTCGTCGTCGGATCGGAACGCGGTGAACGTGGCCACGGCCAGGACGACCACGGCCAGAGCGACCGCGGCGATCAGACCCCGCGACACCCGTCGGGCGGGCGGGGCCGGGGCTCGGTCCTCGGGCGGAAGGGGGGACGTCTCCATCGGCGGCACCACGACCGACGGTAGCGGCGTGCGGCGGCGCTCCCCAATCAGGGCGCCCGCGCCGACCGTCGGTCGACCCGACCCCCTGTCCCGCCCCGGCCGGCGGGCGGCGCCGGCTCGGAGCCGCGGCGCCACCCGGGTTCGGGCGGGAGCAGGGGGTCGGTGGGGCCTCGGTCCGGTGCCGCCGGGACGGCACCGGACGGGTTCACGCGGTGCGGAGGTAGCCCCTCAGGTGGACCGGCACCGGGATGTCGGGAAGCTCGTCCTCGGGGCGGGGCACCTTGGGGGGACGTCCCGCCCGTCGCTTGGTGGTCAGGATCCGCCCGTTGAGGAACAGGTGTCCGCCCCAGACGCCCCACGGCTCGTGGCGGGCGATCGCCCCCTCGAGGCACGGCACCCGGACCGGGCACTCCGCGCAGATCCGCTTGGCCCGGATGACGTCGTGGAGGTCCTCGGAGAAGAACACGCCGGTCGGCGCGCCCTCGAGGTCTCGGCAGGCGGCCTCGGCCTGCACGACGGGGGAGATGTCGAGCTCGGCGAGCATCGGGAGGTTCCTTTCGTGGGTGCTGCGCGGGGTGGATCGGGATGGGGCGGGAGGGGGCGACGCAGAAAGGCCGCCGGGAGAACCCGGCGGCCTGTGGCGGTCTCGTCGCTTCGAGCGTTACGAGACGGGGATCACGGGCCGCCGGGTGAGGCGCTTGTGGTTCACCGGGAAACCGAAGCCGTCGATGTGGCGGTACCACGAGGCGGCGATGACGGTGGTGGTGAGCACGGCGGAGCCGGTGGCGGGCACGACGACAGCCGGCGCGGCACCGGTGGTGCAGGCAGAGGCGTCGGTCGTGAACATGGTGACAACGAAAGCACGCCGCGTCCTGCGCCGTCAACGAGGTTTCGGCGCGGCCGTTAGCGTCGGCGGCCATGAGCGTCACGGATCCCTCCGGACGGGGACGTCGTCGGGACCCCGGCGCCGTCGTCATGACGGCGCTCCCGCCGACCGGGCGGGTGTACCGCGCCCGGCGCCGTGTCCGGCTGGCGGACGTGGGGACGGACGGGCAGGTGCGCCTCGACGCCCTGGCCCGGTACCTCCAGGACGTCGCCGGCGACGACAGCGACGACGCCGCCCTCCCCGACCCCCTGTACTGGGTGGTGCGGCGGTCGGTGATCGAGCAGTCGGCGCCGCTGCGGTTCCGCGAGCAGGTCGAGCTGGCCACGTTCTGTTCGGGGCTCGGGTCCCGGTGGGCGGAGCGACGCGTCACGATGACCGGCGAGGCCGGGGGACGGGCCGAGGCGGTGACGGTGTGGGTGCACGTGGATCCCGTCACCGGCCGCCCCGCGCCGCTCGGCGACGCCTTCGAGGACCTCTATCGAGAGGCGTCCGGCGGTCGTGAGGTCGACGGGCGGCTCCGCCACGTCGCCCTCGACGGGGACGAACCCGGGGTGGTGGTCGTGCCGTGGCGGTCGCGGCTCGCCGAT
The Acidimicrobiales bacterium genome window above contains:
- a CDS encoding thioesterase gives rise to the protein MSVTDPSGRGRRRDPGAVVMTALPPTGRVYRARRRVRLADVGTDGQVRLDALARYLQDVAGDDSDDAALPDPLYWVVRRSVIEQSAPLRFREQVELATFCSGLGSRWAERRVTMTGEAGGRAEAVTVWVHVDPVTGRPAPLGDAFEDLYREASGGREVDGRLRHVALDGDEPGVVVVPWRSRLADLDVLDHVTNAVAWAVVEEAVVRVAASVGGGPPWASLPRRTEVEYRDPIDRRLVTDGPGPVVLARAGKDRLEVTVRGGEGPRSPVFVTALVTPPQPLGATTRP
- a CDS encoding WhiB family transcriptional regulator, producing the protein MLAELDISPVVQAEAACRDLEGAPTGVFFSEDLHDVIRAKRICAECPVRVPCLEGAIARHEPWGVWGGHLFLNGRILTTKRRAGRPPKVPRPEDELPDIPVPVHLRGYLRTA
- a CDS encoding TlpA family protein disulfide reductase — translated: METSPLPPEDRAPAPPARRVSRGLIAAVALAVVVLAVATFTAFRSDDDTTETLTPGATLAPGAFGTNGLDAGEDVAGQPLPDFTVTNFDGSTAPLSTDGRPLVINFWASYCGPCVAEMPAIEQVYQANRDRIGVLGLQVQEAAELGLPLAEKTGVTYPLGRDPKGELVRELGGMNLPTTVFVAADGTITDVHVGAVTAPELQALIDEHLPA